A portion of the Streptococcus sp. Marseille-Q6470 genome contains these proteins:
- the folK gene encoding 2-amino-4-hydroxy-6-hydroxymethyldihydropteridine diphosphokinase, which translates to MDQLRIKDLEIFAFHGLFPSEKELGQKFVISASLSYDMTKAATELDLKSSIHYGELCQQWTTWFQENTEDLIETVAYKLVERTLETYPIVQEIELELKKPWAPVHLPLETCSVTIHRRKQRAFIALGSNMGDKKANLKRAIANMSARGIRILKESSVITTEPWGGVEQDSFANQVIEVETWLPAPILLETLLAIESEMGRVREVHWGPRLIDLDLLFVEDQVIYTDELILPHPYIAERLFVLESLQEIAPHFIHPVLGQPIRHLLNQLEQGNA; encoded by the coding sequence ATGGATCAACTGCGAATTAAAGATCTAGAAATTTTTGCCTTCCACGGACTCTTTCCTAGTGAGAAAGAACTGGGGCAAAAGTTTGTCATTTCAGCTAGCTTATCTTATGATATGACCAAGGCTGCGACAGAATTGGACTTGAAGTCTTCTATCCACTATGGAGAGCTATGTCAACAATGGACAACATGGTTTCAGGAAAATACTGAGGATTTGATTGAAACAGTCGCCTACAAACTTGTCGAGCGTACACTTGAGACTTACCCTATCGTTCAAGAAATTGAGTTAGAACTTAAAAAACCTTGGGCGCCAGTTCATCTACCCTTGGAGACCTGTTCAGTAACCATCCATCGCCGTAAGCAGCGAGCCTTTATTGCCTTGGGAAGTAATATGGGAGATAAAAAGGCTAATCTCAAACGCGCGATTGCTAACATGAGTGCTCGCGGGATTCGTATTCTCAAAGAGTCCAGTGTGATTACAACTGAGCCGTGGGGTGGTGTAGAGCAAGATAGTTTTGCCAATCAGGTCATTGAAGTGGAAACCTGGTTGCCGGCTCCAATCTTGCTAGAAACCTTGTTGGCCATTGAGTCAGAGATGGGACGAGTCAGGGAAGTGCATTGGGGACCTCGTTTGATTGATTTAGATTTGCTCTTTGTCGAGGACCAAGTCATCTACACAGATGAGCTTATCTTGCCACATCCTTATATCGCTGAGCGTTTATTTGTCCTAGAGTCACTTCAAGAGATAGCCCCACATTTTATCCATCCAGTCTTGGGACAACCAATTCGTCACTTGCTTAATCAGTTGGAGCAAGGAAATGCCTAA
- a CDS encoding phosphoglycerate kinase encodes MAKLTVKDVDLKGKKVLVRVDFNVPVKDGVITNDNRITAALPTIKYILEQGGRAILFSHLGRVKEEADKEGKSLAPVAADLAAKLGQEVKFIPGVTRGAELEAAVNALEDGQVLLVENTRYEDVDGKKESKNDPELGKYWASLGDGIFVNDAFGTAHRAHASNVGISANVDKAVAGFLLENEIAYIKEAVEAPERPFVAILGGSKVSDKIGVIENLLEKADKVLIGGGMTYTFYKAQGIEIGNSLVEEDKLDVAKSLLEKSNGKLILPVDSKEANAFADYTEVKDTEGEAVDPGFLGLDIGPKSIAKFDQELTGAKTVVWNGPMGVFENPDFQAGTIGVMDAIVKQPGVKSIIGGGDSAAAAINLGRADKFSWISTGGGASMELLEGKELPGLAALTEK; translated from the coding sequence ATGGCAAAATTGACTGTTAAAGACGTTGACTTGAAAGGGAAAAAAGTTCTCGTTCGTGTTGACTTCAACGTACCTGTAAAAGATGGCGTGATCACTAACGATAACCGTATCACTGCAGCTCTTCCAACTATCAAGTACATCCTTGAACAAGGTGGACGTGCAATCCTCTTCTCTCACCTTGGACGTGTAAAAGAAGAAGCAGATAAAGAAGGTAAATCACTTGCTCCTGTAGCTGCTGACTTGGCTGCTAAATTGGGTCAAGAAGTTAAATTTATCCCAGGTGTTACTCGTGGTGCTGAATTGGAAGCAGCTGTTAACGCTCTTGAAGATGGACAAGTTCTCTTGGTTGAAAACACTCGTTACGAAGATGTTGACGGCAAGAAAGAATCTAAAAACGATCCTGAACTTGGTAAATACTGGGCATCACTTGGAGATGGTATCTTCGTAAACGATGCATTCGGTACAGCTCACCGTGCACACGCATCGAACGTTGGTATCTCAGCAAACGTTGATAAAGCTGTTGCTGGTTTCCTTCTTGAAAACGAAATTGCTTACATCAAAGAAGCAGTTGAAGCTCCAGAACGTCCATTCGTAGCTATCCTTGGTGGATCTAAAGTATCTGACAAGATCGGTGTTATCGAAAACTTGCTTGAAAAAGCTGATAAAGTTCTTATCGGTGGTGGTATGACTTACACATTCTACAAAGCACAAGGTATCGAAATCGGGAACTCACTTGTAGAAGAAGACAAATTGGATGTTGCTAAATCTCTTCTTGAAAAATCAAATGGTAAATTGATCTTGCCAGTTGACTCAAAAGAAGCGAACGCATTTGCTGACTACACTGAAGTGAAAGATACTGAAGGTGAAGCAGTAGACCCAGGATTCCTTGGTCTTGATATCGGTCCTAAATCAATCGCTAAATTCGACCAAGAATTGACTGGTGCGAAAACAGTTGTATGGAACGGACCAATGGGTGTATTTGAAAACCCTGACTTCCAAGCTGGTACAATCGGTGTGATGGACGCTATCGTGAAACAACCAGGCGTTAAATCAATCATCGGTGGTGGTGACTCAGCTGCTGCAGCGATCAACCTTGGACGTGCAGACAAATTCTCATGGATCTCTACTGGTGGTGGTGCATCTATGGAACTCCTTGAAGGTAAAGAACTTCCAGGTCTTGCAGCTTTGACTGAAAAATAA
- the folE gene encoding GTP cyclohydrolase I FolE: MDTQKIETAVKMIIEAVGEDINREGLQETPARVARMYQEIFSGLGQTAEEHLSKSFEIIDDNMVIEKDIFFHTMCEHHFLPFYGKAHIAYIPDGRVAGLSKLARTVEVYAKKPQIQERLNIEVADALMEYLGAKGAFVVIEAEHMCMSMRGVRKPGTATLTTVARGVFETDKDLRDQAYRLMGL; the protein is encoded by the coding sequence ATGGATACACAAAAGATTGAGACAGCTGTTAAAATGATTATCGAAGCTGTTGGTGAGGATATAAACCGCGAAGGCTTGCAGGAAACTCCTGCACGTGTAGCCCGCATGTATCAGGAGATTTTTTCAGGACTTGGTCAAACGGCGGAGGAGCATTTGTCAAAATCCTTTGAAATTATCGACGATAATATGGTAATAGAAAAGGATATCTTTTTCCATACCATGTGTGAACATCACTTCTTGCCCTTTTATGGAAAAGCTCATATCGCCTACATTCCAGATGGACGGGTGGCAGGTTTGTCAAAGCTGGCACGTACAGTTGAAGTTTATGCTAAAAAGCCACAGATTCAAGAACGCTTGAATATCGAAGTGGCAGATGCTTTGATGGAATATCTAGGTGCCAAAGGTGCTTTCGTTGTGATTGAAGCTGAGCATATGTGTATGAGTATGCGAGGTGTTCGAAAACCAGGAACTGCAACTTTGACAACAGTAGCTCGCGGTGTATTTGAGACGGATAAGGATCTTCGAGACCAAGCATATCGTCTGATGGGACTATAA
- a CDS encoding DUF960 domain-containing protein: MAFTDSHRRCASFGVVTNLPDDVIDSIWYIIDHFLKHVFELEDELEFQLLNRDGSITFRFSSQHLSTTIDFDFSHPFDPLYPPKVLVMDMDGKETILLPEENDLF; the protein is encoded by the coding sequence ATGGCTTTTACGGATTCACATAGACGTTGTGCCAGCTTTGGTGTGGTAACAAATCTTCCAGACGATGTGATTGACTCAATCTGGTACATTATCGATCATTTTTTAAAGCATGTTTTTGAATTAGAAGATGAGTTGGAATTTCAGCTCTTAAACCGTGACGGCTCCATCACCTTCCGTTTTTCAAGTCAACATCTATCTACAACGATTGACTTCGATTTTAGTCACCCCTTTGATCCATTATATCCACCAAAAGTACTTGTCATGGATATGGACGGCAAGGAAACGATCCTTCTCCCTGAAGAAAATGACCTATTTTAA
- the folP gene encoding dihydropteroate synthase, protein MIVEKIENLTKTAICGIINVTPDSFSDGGQFFAVEEALKQAKKLIAEGATILDIGGESTRPGSSYVEIEEEIQRVVPVIKAIRAESDVLISVDTWKSQVAEAALKAGANIVNDITGLMGDEKMAEVVAKAEAQVVIMFNPVMARPQHPSSLIFPHFGFGEPFTDKELTDFEQLAVEELMAAFFNRALRRAEKAGISKDKIMLDPGIGFGLTKKENLLLLRDIDKLHEMGYPIFLGVSRKRFVINILEENGFEVNPETEEGFRNRDTASAHVTSIAARQGVEVVRVHDVVSHKMAIEIATAIRLADDAENLDLKQYK, encoded by the coding sequence ATGATCGTGGAAAAAATAGAGAATCTTACAAAAACAGCTATTTGTGGTATTATCAATGTCACCCCTGATTCTTTTTCAGATGGGGGCCAGTTTTTTGCTGTTGAGGAGGCCTTGAAACAGGCTAAAAAATTGATTGCTGAAGGTGCCACTATTTTAGATATCGGTGGGGAATCCACTCGACCTGGAAGTAGCTATGTTGAGATTGAAGAGGAAATCCAACGTGTGGTTCCAGTCATTAAAGCTATCCGTGCAGAAAGTGATGTTTTAATTTCGGTCGACACTTGGAAGAGTCAGGTAGCAGAAGCAGCTCTAAAAGCGGGTGCCAATATAGTCAATGACATTACAGGTCTCATGGGTGATGAGAAGATGGCGGAGGTGGTTGCGAAAGCAGAAGCTCAAGTCGTCATCATGTTTAATCCGGTCATGGCACGCCCTCAGCACCCTAGTTCGCTCATATTCCCTCATTTTGGATTTGGAGAGCCATTTACTGATAAAGAATTGACTGACTTTGAACAACTAGCAGTAGAAGAGTTGATGGCAGCTTTCTTCAACCGTGCTCTAAGGAGAGCAGAGAAAGCAGGGATTTCGAAAGACAAGATCATGCTAGATCCAGGGATTGGATTTGGTTTGACCAAGAAGGAAAACTTGCTCCTCCTACGTGATATCGATAAGTTGCATGAGATGGGCTATCCTATCTTTTTAGGAGTCTCTCGCAAGCGCTTTGTTATCAATATCCTTGAAGAGAATGGTTTTGAAGTCAATCCGGAAACTGAAGAAGGCTTCCGCAATCGGGATACTGCTTCGGCTCATGTGACTAGCATTGCTGCAAGACAAGGTGTAGAAGTGGTGCGCGTGCACGATGTAGTTAGTCATAAGATGGCAATCGAGATTGCAACAGCCATCCGTCTGGCTGATGATGCGGAAAATTTAGATTTGAAACAGTATAAATAA
- a CDS encoding folylpolyglutamate synthase/dihydrofolate synthase family protein — MNNNETNQWIANYRTDQPHFSLERMVELLALRDNPHLKLKVIHIGGTNGKGSTIAFLKTMLEKMGLRVGVFSSPYLIHYTDQIAINGESIPEARLETLMADYRSLLEREHAPALQGTTEFEIITAIAYDYFASEQVDVAIMEVGMGGLLDSTNVCQPILTGITTIGLDHVALLGDSLEAIAEQKAGIIKQGIPLVTGNIVPEALAVIDQIAKAKQAPRLAYRDDYQVSHHESIETGEVFDYTSSFRQGRFQTGLLGIHQVENAGMAITLLDTYCQETGRELASNDLIAQALEETSWPGRLEIVSKGPLVILDGAHNPHAIKALVATLQERFADYQKEILFTCIKTKALEDMLDLLENLPGTNLTLTHFEDGRATDEEVLKEAARSRKLNYQSWQAFLDQKMKDNEEKKTVRIVTGSLYFLSQVRAYLMERKN, encoded by the coding sequence ATGAACAATAACGAAACGAATCAGTGGATAGCTAACTATCGGACAGACCAACCGCATTTTAGTTTGGAGAGGATGGTGGAGCTATTAGCCCTACGTGACAATCCCCACCTTAAGCTTAAGGTTATTCACATCGGAGGCACCAATGGCAAGGGTTCTACCATAGCTTTCTTGAAAACCATGTTAGAAAAGATGGGGCTTAGAGTTGGCGTCTTTAGCTCACCCTATCTGATTCATTACACGGACCAGATTGCTATTAACGGGGAATCCATCCCAGAAGCGAGATTAGAGACCTTGATGGCGGACTATCGCTCACTACTGGAAAGAGAGCATGCTCCGGCCTTACAAGGAACGACAGAGTTCGAGATTATCACTGCTATCGCTTATGACTATTTTGCTTCTGAGCAAGTTGATGTGGCCATTATGGAAGTAGGTATGGGTGGACTTTTGGATAGCACCAATGTTTGTCAGCCTATCTTAACAGGTATTACGACCATTGGGTTGGACCACGTAGCTTTACTAGGGGATAGCTTGGAAGCTATCGCGGAGCAAAAGGCTGGCATTATCAAACAAGGAATTCCCCTGGTAACAGGGAACATTGTCCCAGAAGCCTTGGCGGTAATCGACCAGATTGCGAAAGCGAAACAAGCTCCTAGGCTTGCTTATAGGGATGATTATCAGGTCAGCCATCATGAGAGTATTGAAACTGGAGAGGTCTTTGACTATACAAGTTCGTTTAGACAGGGTCGTTTTCAGACAGGTCTACTTGGCATTCATCAGGTAGAGAATGCTGGGATGGCCATAACCCTGTTGGATACCTATTGCCAAGAGACTGGACGAGAATTGGCAAGTAATGACTTGATTGCTCAAGCTTTAGAAGAAACAAGTTGGCCAGGACGCTTGGAAATTGTTTCTAAAGGTCCCTTGGTGATTTTGGATGGAGCCCACAATCCCCATGCAATCAAGGCTTTGGTAGCAACCTTGCAAGAACGCTTTGCCGACTACCAGAAGGAAATCCTCTTTACTTGTATTAAAACTAAGGCTTTAGAGGATATGTTAGATTTATTAGAGAACTTACCAGGTACTAATCTTACACTAACACATTTTGAGGATGGTCGGGCGACCGACGAAGAGGTGCTAAAAGAAGCAGCCCGTTCTAGAAAACTTAACTATCAAAGTTGGCAGGCATTTCTAGATCAAAAAATGAAAGACAATGAAGAGAAAAAAACAGTTCGGATAGTGACGGGCTCCTTGTATTTCTTGAGCCAGGTGAGAGCCTATCTGATGGAGAGGAAAAACTAG
- a CDS encoding DUF308 domain-containing protein: protein MPKLSETYSKWKSIGEGLLAITLGILLIRFGQVVPRMGYQLLIGYFSLSAVWQLLTRWFQDKKRRENILVTLAKLIVAALVFDSIIWQDIALYLLVFVIASYQLFTGGISLVTWFLYRKNAIHPRLHHFFDAVWMIGFGLYSISPFHDAANFELLLLGCYLLMLGASSLRDGFFFERIENNPKLKRRMRMTLPIFVTALIPISTLRKLNKWLSNHEGQEGEVHSERKNDQTVDLEIFVHTSETSFFLAMGHVDICYQGKVISYGSYDPQSERLFGMVGDGVLFKANREKYIELCKRESQKTLFAYGLSLTDQQKAAIQDRLAEIEGLLIPWEPSSQLMKRREGEVKHTYSYQLKQEADATLYKFSSSEFKTYFVLSTNCVLLADSIVGKAGTDILSPQGFIVPGTYQDYLDLEYTKPNGLVVSRSIY from the coding sequence ATGCCTAAACTTTCCGAGACCTATAGCAAGTGGAAGAGTATTGGGGAGGGACTGCTTGCTATTACTTTAGGGATTCTCTTGATTCGTTTTGGACAAGTTGTTCCACGGATGGGGTACCAGTTGCTGATTGGCTACTTTTCCTTGTCAGCGGTTTGGCAATTATTGACTCGCTGGTTTCAGGATAAAAAACGTAGAGAAAATATCCTTGTAACCTTGGCTAAGCTGATAGTTGCGGCTCTCGTGTTTGACTCCATCATCTGGCAAGACATCGCCCTTTATCTCCTAGTTTTTGTCATTGCGAGCTATCAGTTGTTTACGGGTGGCATTAGTCTTGTTACCTGGTTTCTCTATCGAAAAAATGCCATTCACCCTCGACTCCATCATTTCTTCGATGCTGTATGGATGATAGGATTTGGTCTTTATAGCATTTCTCCTTTTCACGATGCGGCGAATTTTGAATTGCTCTTGCTTGGATGTTACTTGCTCATGCTAGGAGCAAGCAGTCTTCGGGATGGTTTCTTTTTTGAGAGGATTGAAAACAATCCCAAGCTGAAGCGTCGAATGCGAATGACTTTGCCAATCTTTGTGACAGCTCTAATCCCTATCAGCACCTTGCGTAAACTGAATAAGTGGCTGTCAAATCATGAAGGCCAAGAAGGAGAAGTGCATTCAGAAAGAAAAAACGACCAGACGGTTGATCTGGAGATTTTTGTCCATACTTCAGAAACCTCATTTTTCCTCGCAATGGGACATGTGGATATTTGTTATCAAGGGAAGGTTATTTCCTATGGTTCGTATGATCCCCAATCGGAGCGTCTATTTGGCATGGTCGGAGATGGTGTCTTGTTTAAGGCCAATCGAGAAAAATATATTGAACTTTGTAAGAGGGAAAGTCAAAAGACCTTGTTTGCTTATGGTCTGAGTTTGACAGACCAACAGAAAGCTGCTATCCAGGATCGTTTAGCAGAGATAGAAGGCCTGTTAATTCCTTGGGAGCCAAGCTCGCAGTTGATGAAAAGAAGAGAGGGCGAGGTCAAGCATACCTACTCCTACCAGCTGAAACAGGAAGCAGATGCGACGCTTTATAAATTCAGCTCATCTGAATTCAAGACCTACTTTGTTCTCAGTACCAATTGTGTTTTACTGGCAGACTCTATCGTGGGAAAAGCTGGGACTGATATATTGAGTCCCCAAGGTTTCATTGTGCCAGGGACTTACCAGGATTACCTTGACTTAGAGTATACAAAACCCAATGGTCTGGTTGTTAGTCGCTCCATTTATTAG